In one Mucilaginibacter ginsenosidivorax genomic region, the following are encoded:
- a CDS encoding type III polyketide synthase, producing MESCISAIGIANPHNRIAQQDIYHFMVNAFGLDATNAARLKSIYDNSGIDYRYSVIPDFGEPDPSNYTFFDTSGSFTPFPDTRKRLKLYQDEAITIAINAVKNCLAGFGADVIKQITHLVTISCTGMHAPGIDIELVEKLELNRDTERTCINFMGCYGAINGLKVADYICRANPEAKVLVVSVELCTLHFQKDNTLDNWVANSLFSDGAAAVLVENTSQRLGTGTNLTLKNFYSEFVTEARDDMGWYVGNTGFEMKLTSRVSKQIKKNIKALTSRFLQKAKLNADEITAYAVHPGGRKILEAVEDALELPEESNAFAYETLQQYGNMSSATILFVLQKMLKAENLVDQKIMSFAFGPGLTVEGMILEMC from the coding sequence ATGGAGAGTTGCATCAGTGCCATTGGGATAGCAAATCCCCATAACCGGATAGCCCAGCAGGATATTTACCATTTTATGGTGAATGCTTTCGGGTTGGATGCAACTAACGCCGCGCGGTTAAAAAGTATTTACGATAATTCTGGTATCGATTACCGGTACTCGGTGATCCCGGATTTTGGCGAACCAGATCCATCCAACTATACCTTTTTTGATACATCCGGAAGCTTTACCCCTTTTCCGGATACCCGCAAACGCTTAAAACTTTACCAGGATGAGGCTATCACTATTGCCATAAATGCGGTTAAAAATTGCCTGGCCGGTTTTGGAGCCGATGTTATCAAACAAATTACTCATTTGGTTACCATAAGCTGTACGGGCATGCATGCCCCCGGCATTGATATTGAACTGGTAGAAAAACTGGAACTTAACCGCGATACCGAACGTACCTGTATTAATTTTATGGGTTGTTACGGCGCCATAAACGGCCTTAAAGTTGCCGATTATATTTGCCGTGCCAATCCCGAAGCCAAGGTTTTGGTAGTAAGCGTGGAGTTGTGCACCCTCCATTTTCAAAAAGATAACACGCTGGACAACTGGGTGGCCAACTCCCTGTTTTCTGACGGGGCCGCCGCGGTATTGGTAGAGAACACATCGCAACGGCTGGGGACTGGCACCAACCTTACCTTAAAAAACTTTTACTCGGAATTTGTGACCGAAGCCCGCGACGATATGGGCTGGTATGTGGGTAACACAGGGTTCGAGATGAAACTAACCTCACGGGTATCAAAACAGATCAAAAAAAACATCAAGGCTTTAACTAGCCGCTTTTTGCAAAAGGCAAAACTTAATGCCGATGAAATAACCGCCTATGCAGTACATCCCGGTGGCCGTAAAATACTGGAGGCTGTTGAGGATGCGCTGGAACTACCCGAGGAAAGCAACGCTTTTGCCTATGAAACCCTGCAGCAGTATGGTAATATGTCATCAGCTACCATCCTGTTTGTATTGCAAAAAATGCTTAAGGCCGAA
- a CDS encoding YceI family protein encodes MTRKLFSIAILFFLAANTFAQNKVTKSAVTFKIKNLGFNVEGSFGGFNADINFKPASLATSSIEASVASNTVNTDNESRDNHLKSEDYFDAAKYPKIILKSVSFKHKSGNNYTGSFNVTIRDKTKLIEIPFTYVEAGSSATFKGDFQVLRTDFGVGGKNVILSNEANVSIETEISK; translated from the coding sequence ATGACCAGGAAACTATTTAGCATTGCAATTTTATTTTTTTTAGCAGCAAACACGTTTGCGCAAAATAAAGTAACCAAATCGGCAGTTACTTTTAAAATCAAAAATCTGGGCTTCAATGTCGAAGGCTCTTTTGGGGGCTTTAATGCCGATATTAATTTTAAGCCAGCCAGCCTCGCAACAAGCTCGATAGAGGCCTCGGTGGCATCAAACACAGTGAATACCGATAATGAAAGCCGCGACAACCACCTGAAGAGCGAAGACTACTTTGATGCGGCTAAATATCCAAAGATCATTTTAAAGTCAGTTTCATTTAAACATAAAAGCGGAAACAACTATACCGGCAGTTTTAACGTAACTATCAGAGACAAAACAAAACTGATAGAAATACCTTTTACGTATGTTGAAGCAGGTAGCAGTGCCACGTTTAAAGGCGATTTCCAGGTTTTAAGGACAGATTTTGGCGTTGGGGGCAAAAACGTGATTTTATCCAACGAGGCCAATGTTTCGATAGAAACCGAGATCAGCAAATAA
- a CDS encoding UbiA family prenyltransferase, giving the protein MKLKQLIPTPSAWAHMRFVFSVFLLPVYLFAFSQATFVQPGQAVLIFFIWHFLAFPASNGYNSYFDKDEDSIGLLEKPPEVDISLYYFSILLEALAFGLGFLISWEFAVAVLIYGIMSKLYSHPATRLKKYAIISFLTVFIFQGCFIYYVTYSALSGLSLFMHWDTGFIVAGAICSCLIGASYPLTQVYQHEEDSRRGDRTISLLLGYNGSFIFSGAMFALGIAGSFYYWHMEGKMANFYFFLVCALPIFLFFNYWFYKVGKSTAHADFKNAMRMNFLSSGCMLVYFGTLALIS; this is encoded by the coding sequence ATGAAATTGAAACAATTAATCCCAACACCATCGGCCTGGGCCCACATGCGTTTTGTTTTCTCTGTTTTTTTGTTGCCTGTTTACCTGTTTGCTTTTAGCCAGGCCACATTTGTGCAGCCGGGGCAGGCTGTGCTTATATTTTTTATCTGGCATTTTCTGGCGTTCCCGGCCAGTAACGGGTATAACAGTTATTTTGATAAGGACGAGGATAGCATTGGCCTGCTGGAAAAACCGCCCGAGGTTGATATCAGCCTGTACTATTTTTCTATCCTGCTGGAGGCACTGGCCTTTGGCCTGGGTTTTTTAATTAGCTGGGAGTTTGCGGTGGCGGTACTTATTTATGGCATCATGTCTAAATTGTACAGCCATCCGGCTACGCGGTTAAAAAAGTACGCCATCATCAGTTTTTTAACGGTGTTTATTTTCCAGGGATGTTTTATTTATTACGTCACCTATTCGGCATTAAGCGGGCTCAGCCTGTTCATGCATTGGGATACCGGGTTTATTGTAGCCGGGGCAATTTGTTCGTGCCTCATTGGCGCATCGTACCCGCTCACCCAGGTTTACCAGCACGAAGAAGACAGCCGCCGCGGCGACAGGACAATCAGTTTATTATTGGGCTACAATGGCTCATTTATTTTTTCGGGTGCCATGTTTGCGCTGGGCATAGCCGGCTCATTTTACTATTGGCACATGGAGGGCAAAATGGCCAACTTTTACTTTTTCCTGGTATGCGCGCTCCCTATATTTTTATTTTTCAACTACTGGTTTTACAAAGTGGGAAAATCGACAGCGCATGCTGATTTTAAAAACGCCATGCGCATGAACTTTTTAAGTTCGGGTTGTATGCTGGTTTATTTCGGCACCCTTGCGCTGATAAGTTAA
- the tnpA gene encoding IS200/IS605 family transposase, translating to MPNTYTQLYIHFVFAVKYRMAIIRPEWEDDLHRYITGIVQNNGHKLLAINSATDHTHLFIGLNPKQSISEIMRLVKGDSSEMVNKQGFTKRKFQWQEGYGAFSNSKSQIDSVAKYILAQKEHHQKKTFKDEYVDMLKKHGIEYDERYIFHDLLDD from the coding sequence ATGCCTAATACTTACACTCAATTATACATTCACTTCGTATTCGCTGTAAAATACAGAATGGCCATTATTCGGCCCGAATGGGAAGATGATTTGCATCGCTACATTACAGGTATCGTCCAAAACAATGGGCATAAGTTATTGGCGATAAATTCGGCGACAGATCATACACATCTTTTCATTGGTCTTAATCCTAAACAATCCATATCCGAGATAATGCGCCTTGTAAAAGGAGATAGTTCCGAAATGGTAAATAAGCAGGGATTTACTAAAAGAAAGTTTCAATGGCAGGAGGGTTATGGCGCATTTAGCAATAGCAAATCTCAAATTGATTCGGTGGCCAAGTATATTCTTGCCCAAAAAGAACACCATCAAAAGAAAACGTTTAAAGACGAGTATGTCGATATGCTAAAAAAACACGGTATTGAGTATGATGAAAGATACATATTTCACGATCTGTTAGACGATTAG
- a CDS encoding carbohydrate porin, translating to MKKSLLFITPLLCTMLTAKAQDTLKQQRFNFHFQQTVITQYKPSFGANYTGDNSLLTQSETQSSITTTLFGGARLWKGASAFFNPELSGGSGLSKTLGVAGFPNGETFRVGGSEPKIYIARLYFTQNFEWGKEKDTLQDENNQLAGLKSKRYFSVTAGKFGMADFYDGNEFSHDPRSQFMNWSLMDNGAWDYPANTRGYAMGIHTELGMPNWTLRFAFTMSTTTANGAIWDAKVGKANTQTMEYERRYTINGNKGTVRILGFRNNGKMGNYRDALAASAVNPVVDTNLVYGKHKYGFGISADQYLSKDFGVFAKLSYNDGHTETWYFTEIDRSLSFGGVLKGNSWKRDDDELGLAFVVNGLSAPHRDYLAAGGYGFIIGDGKLNYSNELIAELYYKINAYQKKFWLSPDYQFIVNPAYNKDRGPVNVFSLRVHVEF from the coding sequence ATGAAAAAATCTTTACTTTTTATAACGCCGCTGTTGTGCACTATGCTTACAGCAAAGGCCCAGGATACGCTTAAACAGCAACGGTTTAATTTTCATTTCCAGCAAACGGTTATTACCCAGTATAAACCATCCTTCGGGGCCAATTATACCGGCGATAATAGTTTGCTTACCCAGTCAGAAACCCAAAGTTCCATCACCACCACGCTGTTTGGCGGGGCCAGGCTTTGGAAAGGGGCGTCGGCATTTTTTAACCCCGAACTGTCCGGCGGATCGGGCTTGAGTAAAACCCTGGGGGTTGCGGGTTTCCCCAATGGCGAAACTTTTCGCGTTGGCGGCTCGGAACCTAAAATTTATATTGCCCGTTTATACTTTACCCAAAACTTTGAATGGGGAAAAGAGAAAGATACCCTGCAGGATGAGAATAACCAGCTTGCCGGCTTAAAAAGTAAACGCTATTTTTCGGTTACCGCAGGTAAATTTGGCATGGCCGATTTTTACGATGGTAACGAATTTAGCCACGACCCACGCTCGCAGTTCATGAACTGGTCGCTGATGGATAACGGCGCCTGGGATTATCCCGCCAACACCCGCGGCTATGCCATGGGTATCCATACCGAATTAGGCATGCCCAACTGGACGCTGAGATTCGCCTTCACCATGTCGACAACTACCGCCAACGGCGCCATATGGGATGCCAAAGTTGGCAAAGCCAACACCCAGACCATGGAGTATGAAAGGCGCTATACTATCAATGGCAATAAAGGTACCGTCCGTATTTTAGGGTTCCGTAATAATGGCAAAATGGGTAACTACCGCGATGCCCTTGCCGCAAGCGCTGTTAACCCCGTGGTTGACACCAATTTAGTTTATGGCAAACACAAATATGGTTTCGGCATCAGTGCCGACCAGTACCTGAGTAAAGATTTTGGTGTATTCGCCAAATTGAGCTATAATGACGGCCATACTGAAACCTGGTATTTTACCGAGATAGACCGCTCGTTAAGTTTTGGCGGCGTGCTAAAAGGCAATTCCTGGAAACGCGACGACGACGAACTTGGGCTGGCATTTGTAGTAAACGGCCTATCGGCCCCACACCGCGATTACCTGGCCGCAGGTGGTTATGGTTTCATTATTGGCGATGGCAAGTTAAATTACAGCAACGAGCTGATTGCCGAGTTGTATTACAAAATTAACGCCTATCAAAAAAAATTCTGGCTTTCGCCCGATTACCAGTTTATTGTAAACCCGGCGTATAATAAAGACAGGGGGCCGGTGAATGTGTTTTCGTTAAGGGTACACGTGGAGTTTTAA
- a CDS encoding HD domain-containing protein, which translates to METGKLIDNTVHFVRETLKNAEGGHDWWHIHRVWTNAKLISQTEKADPLIVELAALLHDIADSKFHNGDEEIGPRTAGNYLLSQGVDAATIEHVQQIIRHMSFKASFDKQTFYSPELAIVQDADRLDAIGAIGIARAFNYGGFKGREIYNPEIEPNLNMSKEEYKNSPAPSINHFYEKLLLLKDKMNTPTGRQLAGQRHQFMVAYLQQFYLECKP; encoded by the coding sequence ATGGAAACAGGAAAATTGATTGACAATACCGTACATTTTGTGCGGGAAACACTAAAAAATGCCGAAGGTGGCCACGACTGGTGGCACATACACCGCGTTTGGACCAACGCCAAACTGATATCCCAAACCGAAAAAGCCGATCCTCTTATTGTTGAACTTGCCGCCTTGCTTCATGATATTGCCGACAGTAAATTTCATAACGGCGACGAAGAAATAGGGCCGCGCACTGCCGGCAACTATTTGTTGAGCCAGGGTGTTGATGCGGCTACCATTGAACATGTGCAGCAAATTATCCGGCATATGTCGTTTAAAGCAAGCTTTGATAAACAAACCTTCTACTCGCCCGAGCTGGCTATTGTACAGGATGCCGACAGGCTTGATGCCATTGGCGCTATTGGCATAGCCAGGGCCTTTAACTATGGTGGTTTTAAAGGGCGCGAAATTTACAATCCCGAAATTGAGCCCAATTTAAACATGAGCAAGGAAGAGTATAAAAATTCGCCCGCCCCCTCCATTAATCACTTTTACGAAAAATTATTACTGCTTAAAGATAAGATGAACACCCCAACCGGTCGCCAGCTGGCCGGGCAGCGTCATCAGTTTATGGTAGCTTATTTGCAGCAATTTTACCTGGAGTGCAAACCATAA
- a CDS encoding helix-turn-helix domain-containing protein, giving the protein MKDTLNYKIKAIAANIRKTREQLSYTQEYLAAKLKISQNAYSKIELGYTKITVERLFQIAAILEVDVHELIATEKTAAA; this is encoded by the coding sequence ATGAAAGATACGCTGAATTATAAAATCAAGGCTATTGCGGCCAACATCAGGAAAACCCGTGAACAGTTATCTTATACGCAGGAATACCTGGCTGCAAAATTAAAAATATCGCAAAATGCATATAGTAAAATCGAGCTCGGTTATACCAAAATAACAGTAGAAAGACTTTTCCAGATAGCCGCCATATTGGAGGTTGATGTGCACGAACTGATAGCTACCGAAAAAACTGCTGCTGCGTAA
- a CDS encoding flavodoxin family protein, producing the protein MKALVLNCTLKPSPLPSNTEALATEVVHALEKLGAKTKMIRVADYDVKTGSKSDMGEGDGWPAILKELLAADILIMATPTWMGTLSSIAMRVMERINGLYPVKDEEGRPVTYNKVAGFVVTGEEDGARHVVTEIAGGLMDVGFTIAPQSYTYWNNGPGPGKAYLDSDFRKDWSKQTGKLVAANVVAVAKALKKTPIPA; encoded by the coding sequence ATGAAAGCATTGGTATTAAACTGCACACTGAAACCATCGCCCCTGCCATCAAATACCGAAGCGCTGGCCACGGAGGTTGTGCATGCACTGGAAAAACTTGGGGCCAAAACCAAAATGATCCGCGTGGCAGATTATGATGTAAAAACCGGCTCAAAATCTGATATGGGCGAAGGCGATGGCTGGCCGGCAATACTGAAAGAACTATTAGCCGCCGATATATTAATTATGGCTACGCCTACCTGGATGGGCACGCTATCAAGTATAGCCATGCGGGTTATGGAGCGCATAAACGGCTTATACCCCGTTAAAGATGAAGAGGGCAGGCCTGTTACCTACAACAAAGTGGCAGGCTTTGTAGTTACCGGCGAAGAAGATGGCGCCAGGCATGTAGTTACCGAAATTGCGGGCGGACTTATGGACGTGGGCTTTACTATAGCCCCGCAATCATATACTTACTGGAACAATGGCCCCGGCCCGGGCAAGGCATATCTCGATTCGGATTTCAGGAAAGATTGGTCGAAGCAAACAGGAAAGCTGGTTGCCGCCAATGTAGTTGCGGTGGCTAAGGCATTAAAAAAAACGCCCATTCCGGCATAG
- a CDS encoding PepSY-like domain-containing protein, which produces MMKKLSFLMALGLASGVVTAQDLKLKDVPAAVKSALATKYPAAGKVTWEKEKGNYEANWGGKSGEDNSAVFTPAGTFVEIVNAIKISALPQSIAPYVAAHYKGAKIKEAGKVTDATGKTFYEAEIKVGDLIFDETGNFVKKD; this is translated from the coding sequence ATGATGAAGAAACTATCATTTTTAATGGCGCTCGGCCTTGCTTCGGGCGTTGTTACGGCACAGGATCTTAAATTAAAAGATGTCCCTGCCGCAGTAAAGTCGGCGTTGGCAACCAAATACCCGGCTGCAGGCAAAGTAACATGGGAAAAAGAAAAAGGCAACTATGAAGCCAACTGGGGCGGCAAATCGGGCGAAGATAACTCTGCGGTGTTTACGCCAGCCGGTACTTTTGTTGAAATTGTAAATGCCATAAAAATAAGCGCGCTGCCTCAAAGCATCGCCCCTTATGTTGCAGCACATTATAAAGGTGCAAAGATAAAGGAAGCCGGCAAAGTTACCGATGCCACCGGCAAAACCTTTTATGAGGCCGAAATAAAGGTAGGCGACCTGATTTTTGATGAAACAGGAAACTTTGTAAAAAAAGACTGA
- a CDS encoding DUF4407 domain-containing protein, whose translation MKKVTRFFWFCSGAHIDTLKKYPIEHNKYVGIGATIFFTALFASLSGGYAMYFVFNGDAFAVGFAILFGLLWGTAIFNMDRYIVSSINKEGTTNQQILQASPRILLAIMIGIVISRPLELKIFDKEIRQKLKLSYLKGQHRKIDTLEKTYNQKYAMEMGKTNDLKKEKDSLEKDINRSRFLLNQEVFGDKTNQTSGITGYGTYAKQKQAVLEEKEARLKTVTDNLGQLDAYLGHRKDYEGLNSTRLFTDHQLDSLANVAGFSDRNWALGQLSYNENGTRDLDTYLAISFIGYLFILFECLPVFVKLMSPKGPYDVAVAKTAEANMYMADRDKDLNITVTDNTYDHSLETDVERRKRVISSESKYEF comes from the coding sequence ATGAAAAAAGTTACCCGCTTTTTCTGGTTTTGTTCAGGAGCGCATATAGATACACTTAAAAAATACCCCATCGAGCATAATAAGTATGTGGGCATTGGGGCTACCATATTTTTCACGGCATTGTTTGCATCCCTTTCGGGAGGCTATGCCATGTACTTTGTTTTTAACGGCGATGCCTTTGCTGTTGGCTTTGCAATACTGTTTGGATTATTATGGGGAACAGCCATCTTTAACATGGACAGGTACATTGTATCGAGCATTAATAAAGAAGGTACAACCAACCAGCAGATACTGCAGGCATCGCCCCGGATATTACTGGCCATAATGATTGGTATAGTAATATCGCGCCCGTTGGAACTGAAGATATTTGATAAAGAGATCCGCCAGAAATTAAAACTATCCTACCTGAAAGGTCAGCACCGTAAAATTGATACCCTCGAAAAAACGTACAATCAAAAGTATGCCATGGAGATGGGTAAAACCAATGATCTGAAAAAGGAAAAAGATTCGCTCGAGAAAGACATTAACCGGAGCCGTTTCCTGCTTAACCAGGAGGTTTTTGGCGATAAAACCAACCAAACATCGGGCATTACCGGCTACGGTACCTATGCCAAGCAGAAACAAGCCGTGCTGGAAGAAAAAGAAGCCCGCCTGAAAACCGTTACCGATAACCTGGGCCAGCTTGACGCATACCTGGGCCACCGCAAAGATTATGAGGGGCTAAACAGTACCCGGCTATTTACCGATCATCAGCTGGATAGCCTGGCCAATGTGGCCGGTTTTTCCGACCGGAACTGGGCGCTGGGCCAGCTATCATACAATGAAAATGGCACGCGCGACCTGGACACCTATCTGGCCATCTCGTTTATTGGCTACCTGTTCATTTTATTTGAATGTTTACCGGTATTTGTTAAACTAATGTCGCCCAAGGGGCCGTACGATGTGGCCGTTGCCAAAACTGCCGAGGCCAATATGTACATGGCCGACAGGGATAAAGACCTGAATATTACCGTGACCGATAACACTTACGATCATAGCCTGGAAACCGATGTAGAACGACGAAAACGGGTAATCTCCTCAGAGTCGAAATATGAATTTTAG
- a CDS encoding rhodanese-like domain-containing protein — protein sequence MNEITVQELKEKKEKGEDFQLIDVREDFEYETSNLGGLSIPLGGILIESEKVSKDKPVVVMCRSGKRSAAAIMQLEQRGFTNLYNLRGGILAWAAEIDPDLSVY from the coding sequence ATGAACGAGATAACCGTACAGGAGTTAAAAGAAAAAAAAGAAAAAGGCGAAGATTTTCAGCTAATTGATGTTAGGGAAGATTTTGAATATGAAACATCAAACCTTGGTGGATTATCTATCCCCCTTGGCGGCATTTTAATTGAGAGCGAAAAAGTATCTAAAGATAAACCGGTAGTAGTAATGTGCCGCAGCGGCAAGCGCAGTGCAGCAGCTATTATGCAGCTGGAGCAAAGGGGTTTTACCAACCTGTACAACCTGCGCGGCGGTATTTTAGCCTGGGCGGCCGAGATTGACCCCGACTTAAGCGTATATTAA
- a CDS encoding DUF6358 family protein: MAFKLILNVLYTIGLVLCAFVAYQYFMAKNYPVMAAAIAVGLVVIFLKIRLLKDVKNSQKKV, translated from the coding sequence ATGGCTTTTAAATTAATACTTAACGTGCTATATACCATTGGTTTGGTATTATGCGCTTTTGTGGCTTACCAGTACTTTATGGCCAAAAACTACCCGGTTATGGCTGCTGCGATAGCTGTGGGCCTGGTGGTTATTTTCTTAAAAATAAGACTGTTAAAAGACGTAAAGAACTCGCAGAAAAAGGTGTAA
- a CDS encoding prohibitin family protein, with the protein MFIAILGVIVLVVGIVLKRSPEPASHFSSTISIVGGALVVIGLLLSSFKVIEPGKVGVQVLFGKVQDHILESGLHVVNPVVEITTFDVRLQTYTMSAVHDEGSKEGDDAIRVLSSDGLEVAIDLSVQYKVNADKAPFIMQNIGEDYLEKIVRPVSRTAIRDNAVNYAAVDLYSTKRQEFQDRINRFITANFAKRGLELQQILVRNITLPASVRASIESKINAEQDAQKMQFVLQKEKQEAERKRVEAQGIADYQKILSTGLSDKQLQYEAIKAQIAIATSPNAKVIIMGGGKGNPIMLSDK; encoded by the coding sequence ATGTTTATAGCAATATTAGGAGTTATCGTGCTCGTGGTGGGCATCGTACTCAAACGCTCGCCCGAACCGGCCAGCCACTTTAGTAGTACCATAAGTATAGTTGGCGGGGCATTGGTGGTCATTGGCTTGCTGCTGTCCAGTTTCAAGGTTATTGAACCCGGAAAAGTAGGTGTACAAGTACTTTTCGGCAAAGTGCAGGACCATATTTTAGAAAGTGGCCTGCATGTTGTAAATCCAGTTGTCGAGATCACGACCTTTGATGTGCGCTTGCAAACCTACACCATGAGCGCCGTTCATGACGAAGGCTCAAAAGAAGGCGACGATGCAATCCGGGTATTGTCGTCTGATGGTCTTGAGGTGGCTATTGACCTTTCTGTTCAGTACAAGGTAAATGCCGATAAAGCTCCATTTATTATGCAAAACATTGGCGAAGACTATTTAGAGAAAATAGTGCGCCCGGTTTCAAGAACAGCCATCCGCGATAACGCCGTAAATTATGCAGCTGTTGATCTTTATTCAACCAAACGGCAGGAATTTCAGGATAGGATAAACAGGTTTATTACGGCCAACTTTGCTAAACGGGGCCTGGAATTGCAACAGATCCTGGTGCGTAACATCACCTTGCCTGCATCGGTAAGGGCCAGCATAGAATCCAAAATAAACGCCGAGCAGGATGCCCAGAAAATGCAATTTGTGTTGCAAAAAGAAAAGCAGGAAGCCGAACGCAAGCGTGTAGAGGCCCAGGGTATTGCCGACTATCAAAAGATACTTTCAACCGGTTTGTCGGATAAGCAATTACAGTACGAGGCTATTAAAGCCCAGATTGCTATAGCCACTTCGCCAAACGCCAAAGTGATCATCATGGGTGGCGGCAAGGGAAACCCGATAATGCTGAGCGATAAATAA
- a CDS encoding DUF3805 domain-containing protein has translation MNYWKFTSAAGWFSTLLPDNWSEYDDDEGTYAFFNTDKWSGNLRITPNKWENSPDIASAIITGELKSNPQAVATKIGNWDAAFYSQKGSDDTLNYFWTTGTQNFIFICSFSVNIAFLGTDAHDKELCVVEKILGNIEINLD, from the coding sequence ATGAATTACTGGAAATTTACATCCGCAGCCGGTTGGTTTTCGACTCTGTTGCCCGATAATTGGTCGGAATATGACGATGATGAAGGTACATATGCATTCTTCAATACGGATAAATGGAGCGGCAATTTACGTATAACGCCAAATAAATGGGAAAATAGTCCCGATATAGCGAGTGCCATTATCACGGGTGAATTGAAAAGTAACCCGCAAGCCGTAGCTACGAAAATAGGGAACTGGGATGCTGCCTTTTATAGCCAAAAAGGTAGTGATGACACGCTTAACTACTTCTGGACGACCGGAACCCAAAACTTTATATTTATATGCTCCTTTTCGGTTAATATAGCGTTTCTTGGAACAGACGCCCATGACAAAGAACTGTGCGTTGTAGAGAAGATCCTTGGCAATATTGAAATAAATTTGGACTGA